The region AATTAAAGAAATAGATTTGTTAGGTGTATTTATTGCCATAGGCCATAAACCAAATACTGATTTATTCCAAGAACAACTTAAAATGGAAAATGGTTATATCGTTACAGAATACGGGAGGGATGGAAACTTCACTCAAACAAGTATACCCGGTATCTTTGCCGCAGGAGATGTACAGGACCATGTTTACAGACAAGCGATTACCAGCGCTGGAACTGGTTGTATGGCCGCTCTTGATGCGGAGAGATTTCTTTCAAAGAATGACTAACGAAGAGGATATATTTAGGGATGCAGTCAAGGGGGTAAAGCCCTTAAAAATTAAATCGCCTAAGATCCAAAAAGCTATTAAAAAACCCAAACCAATAGCAAAAAAATTTATAGAAGATGAAAAAAAAGCCTTACTTGAGTCCTTAAGCGATGATTTTATTTCAACGGAAAATGAATCAGGTGAGGAACTAAGATACTTAAAAAAAGGACATTCACCAGATATTCTTAATAAGTTAAAAAAAGGGTATTGGGTTACGCAAAAATCTATTGACCTTCATGGCCTAATCTCAGAAGAAGCAAAGTCATATATTGTCAATTTTATTAGTGACTGTAAAAAAAAGAAGGTGAGGTGCATAAAAATTATTCATGGTAAAGGCTTACGCTCTCATAATAAAGAGCCTGTTTTACGCAACAAAGTTAAAAATTGGCT is a window of Methylophilales bacterium DNA encoding:
- a CDS encoding Smr/MutS family protein, whose product is MTNEEDIFRDAVKGVKPLKIKSPKIQKAIKKPKPIAKKFIEDEKKALLESLSDDFISTENESGEELRYLKKGHSPDILNKLKKGYWVTQKSIDLHGLISEEAKSYIVNFISDCKKKKVRCIKIIHGKGLRSHNKEPVLRNKVKNWLIQKEEVIAYVEAPRHDGGSGAVLVLLKEY